The genomic window CCTCCACGACCTCGCCGACCAACTCGAGGCCGGTACCTCGTTTACGATCTCCGCGTCGGAGTGGGAGATCCCCTTCGACTACAGCGATCCCGTCGAGGTCGAGATCGAGTTTGCCGAGCAACGGGAGCGCGAACTCGAGATCGAACTCGAGTTCACCGAGCCGAGCGGGGGCGACGACCTGTCGGTTCGGTAGCCGGTGGATGTTCGCGCCACATCCCGTCCGTGCCGATCGGTGATAATGGATCGTGGAAGCGATCTAACACTATTTTTCACGCCTGTAACAGCGGGTAACCGATCGATTTGTCGAGAAACGATTGACGCGCTTTACCGGATTTCGGGTGGTCCGATCCGTCGCAGCACCATGACTAATGACAACGTGTTCGAGACGATAGTCGGCAGCGGCGCTCGATCGGCGGTATCTCGTCGATCGGTAATCGGAGGTATCGCCGCGGCGGGAGCGCTGGCAGCGGTTCCGACCGGGGTATTCGGGAGACAGGACGAGACGGGCACGGACGGTGACCTCGAGATCGTCGCCGACTTCGAGCCGCCGGCGATGCCCGAGAACCTCGCGATCGATTCGGCGGGAACCACCTACCTGAGTATGGGACCGTCGGGCGAGATTCGGGCGGTCGACGCCGACGGGAACGAATCGACGTTCGCGACGATCGAGACCGGCGAGGAGGGACTCTTGCTCGGGATCACGGTGCTCGGCGGCGACCTCTACGCCGCGAACGGCTCGGGGGAACCGGAGACCCACGGCGTGTGGCGCGTCGCGGCGGACAGCGAGCCCGAACGGATCGCGGAACTCCCGGCCGACGAGACGACGCCGAACGGGATTATTCCCGATCCGACCGACTCGGACGCGCTCCTCGTCTCCGATCACCTCGGCGGCGCGGTCTGGCGCGTGACGACCGACGGCGAGGCCGAGCAGTGGGTCACGGACGAGTCGCTCGAGCCGGACATGTCGGCCGATAGCCCGGTCGGCGCGGACGGGTTGGCCGTGCATCCGGACGGCGACGTCTACGTCGATAACCTCAACGCGGGGTCGATCATCCGCGTCCCGGTCGAGGACGGCGATGCTGGCGACCCCGAAACCGTCGTGCAGGACGAGGGACTCGTCGGCGCGGACGGGATGACGTTCGACGAGGAGGGATCGCTGTACGTGGCGGTAAACGCCCAAAACGAGATCGCGCGCGTGACGCCGGACCACGAGATCGAGACGGTCGTCACCGGTGAGGGACTCGACTTCCCCGCCGACGTTCACTTCGGGACGACCGAGGAGACGGCGACCTCGCTGTACATCGCGAACTTCGCGTACGGGACCTTCCTGCAGGACGAGACGGCCGCGGAGCCGAGCCTCGCGAGGACCGACGTTGGCGTACGCGGGCACTTCCCCGACGCTGACGGGGACGGCGGAACGGCTACCGAAACCGAATCGACCGACGAGTGATCGACGGCGAGCGCGAGCGGGCGAGTGAGCGCTCGCGGTCGTGTCGTCCCGCATCACCGGTCTCGCCCGGCGGGTTTTCGCCGTTTCGTTGGCGAACGCTCTCGGAAATCGATGCGTTCCTCAGTTTCCATCGGTTATAATTTACCGCCACTAGAGCTTCGAAAGCTATTAATACAGCGGTGTAGCGGTAGATGGCAATGAAACAATCCCTCGCGGTCGACACCGACGAGGTGCACGAGCGGATCGTTACCGGCGTCGCGGCGCTCGAGGGGGTCGATCCCCTCTCGTTACCGCCGCTGTTCGACGCGGTCGATCCCGATGCACTCACAGCGCTCTTCACGACCACGGAGTCGGGCGGTCGCCGGTCCGGCCACGTCGGCTTTACGTACGCCGACCATCAGGTGACGATCGAGTTCGACGAGAGCGATACCCCCGTCGTGACGATCGATTGACGGTCCGTTCGGACGACCGGGTTGCCGGCCGTCGATCGGCGGACGACGCCGGCGTGGCGTTCGACCGTTGCGATCCGATTTCGTTCGAACGAAGACTAATGGTGTCTCGGCTGATACGTACCGCCGATGGCAGAACTCGAGCGGCTTCGCGCGTATCCGGTGAAGGGACTCGACGGGATCGATCTCGAGACGGCCCCGGTGCTCGAGGGCGGGACGGTGGCCCACGACAGGGAGTTCGCCCTGTTCGACGCGGACGGCGACGTGCTCAACGGCAAACGGACCGACCGAGTACACGTTCTCGACACCGATTTCGATCCCGAGACGACTGTCCTCACGGTCGATCCGCCGGAGGGAGAGCCCCGTCGGTTCGACCTCGATGCCGACCGCGAGACCGCGGCGGCGTGGTTCAGCGAGTTCTTCGACGCGGATCTCTCGCTCGAGCGGGACGCGTCGCTCGGGTTCGTCGATCGGCGCGAGATGGGGCCCTCCGTGGTCAGTACGGCGACGCTCGAGACCGTCGCGTCGTGGTTCGACGGGATGACCGTTGAGGGTGCGCGGCGGCGAATTCGGGCGAACATCGAGGTGTCCGGCGTCGACCCCTTCTGGGAGGACCGGTTCGTCGGCGAGGACGCGCCGGCGTTCGAAATCGGCGGCGTTCGATTCGAGGGTGTCACGCCCTGTGGGCGCTGTGTCGTGCCCCAACGCAATCCCGATACCGGGGAGCCGATTCAAGAGTTTCAGGAACGGTTTATCCAGAAGCGAGAGGAAACGTTCCCGGACTGGGCCGACACGGCCGCGTTCGATCACTACTACTCGCTGATGATCATCACGCGCGTCGCCGAGCGCGACCGCGGGACCACGCTTCGCGTCGGCGACCGGGTCGAAACCATCTAATTCTCAGTGGTCGATTCCGGGGCGCTGGAACGTCGTCTCGGCTGTTCTGCTCCCGTCTCTCGGCCCCTCCATCGCGTTCTCGAGTTCCGGTGCGGCCAGTACCTCGTTCCGTTCGGGTTCGTCCGGCCGGCAGAAGTAGTAGGTGTCCGCACAGCCGGCGACCAGTTCGGAGAGCGGTTGGTCCTCGTCGTGGACGACCGAGACGAGGTCACCCGTCACCGCGATTAACGCCGCGTCGTCGGGTTTGTAGAGTGCGTCTCGGAGTTCGCTGACGGTACTGTCGGCCGGTAGCTCGAGGGTAACGCCGTCGACGGTCGCCCATCGCGTCTCCATACCCCGGTCTTCGGCCGTGACGTTCTATACGGTTGTGCCCGCAGACACAGGCCGGTCGGCGGCTCCCGGTCGGGATCGCGGTCGCTCGCGGCTGCCGTCCCGATGCCGTCCCGGCGAGTACCGCCCGCGGGGCCAGTGCGATAAAGTAGGTTCGCTCGGAGGACCAGACGTGATGGCCGATCGAAAGGGGGACGCGATCGAGACGCTCGAGTACGTGGCGCGCTCGCCGAGCCGAGTGCGGATCCTCGAGACGCTGTCCGCGGAGGGTGCCGTTTCCAGAGACGCGTTGCGAACCGAGGTCGACGTCGTGCGAACGACGCTGCAACGGACCTTGACGGGGCTGCGAGAGCGGGGGCTGATCCGCGAACGCGACCGGTGCTACGAACTCACGTCGGCCGGCTCGCTCGCGACGAGCGGCCTCTCGACGGCCCTCGAACGGGTCGACGCCGCGGAGCGCCTGCGTCCGGTACTCGAGCGGGTTCCGGCGACGGAACTCGCGTTCGACACCGAACGGCTGGTCGACGCGACGGTCGTCGAATCCACCACGGCGAACCCGTACGGGCCGGTCGAATACCATGCGGCGAGTCTCGCCGATGCGATACGCGCCAGAGTGGTACTGCCGGCGACCGGAGCCACCCCGCTCGAACGGGCGAGGGAAGCCATCGAATCGGGTGCGGTCTTCGAACTGATCGTCACGGAATCGGTCGCGGAGACGTTGCGGACGGAACCATCGGTCGCGGATCCGTTCGCGGCGATCGCCGACGCCGACTCGGTTACCGTCTCGGTCGTCGAGCGCGAAATCTCGTTCTATCTCGGGATCGTCGACGACGCCGTCCAGATCGGCGTCCACGACGAGAGCGGACTCCCGACGGCACTCCTCGAGTCGACCGACGCGGGAGTCCGGGAGTGGGCGATCGACCGGTTCGACTCCCTCGCTGAGCGAGCGACGGCGATCGATCTCGAGGCGTAGCCCTTCGTTGGTCGGGTCGCCGTCGGACGGTCGGCGCACTCGAGTCGACGCGTGCACGCCGTGCACATGCTGTGCGGGGTACACTGATACGGCCTCGCACCGGAGTACCGATGCGGTAGGTGGTGGTTCACGCGGCGCTGACGGCAGCGGATGGGGGAGGACACGTCGACGGGCCGCGACGCAGACCGCTCGACGCCGACGCCGGTCCCGGTCCGGGACTGCCTTTCGTTTCGAGTGAGTTGGCCTCGAGAAACGGCTCCGT from Natrinema versiforme includes these protein-coding regions:
- a CDS encoding HalOD1 output domain-containing protein, which encodes MKQSLAVDTDEVHERIVTGVAALEGVDPLSLPPLFDAVDPDALTALFTTTESGGRRSGHVGFTYADHQVTIEFDESDTPVVTID
- a CDS encoding SMP-30/gluconolactonase/LRE family protein, which encodes MTNDNVFETIVGSGARSAVSRRSVIGGIAAAGALAAVPTGVFGRQDETGTDGDLEIVADFEPPAMPENLAIDSAGTTYLSMGPSGEIRAVDADGNESTFATIETGEEGLLLGITVLGGDLYAANGSGEPETHGVWRVAADSEPERIAELPADETTPNGIIPDPTDSDALLVSDHLGGAVWRVTTDGEAEQWVTDESLEPDMSADSPVGADGLAVHPDGDVYVDNLNAGSIIRVPVEDGDAGDPETVVQDEGLVGADGMTFDEEGSLYVAVNAQNEIARVTPDHEIETVVTGEGLDFPADVHFGTTEETATSLYIANFAYGTFLQDETAAEPSLARTDVGVRGHFPDADGDGGTATETESTDE
- a CDS encoding amphi-Trp domain-containing protein, with the protein product MSDRVDFPDERTSDRRTITSGFFEQEVYLSREETAAFLHDLADQLEAGTSFTISASEWEIPFDYSDPVEVEIEFAEQRERELEIELEFTEPSGGDDLSVR
- a CDS encoding winged helix-turn-helix domain-containing protein → MADRKGDAIETLEYVARSPSRVRILETLSAEGAVSRDALRTEVDVVRTTLQRTLTGLRERGLIRERDRCYELTSAGSLATSGLSTALERVDAAERLRPVLERVPATELAFDTERLVDATVVESTTANPYGPVEYHAASLADAIRARVVLPATGATPLERAREAIESGAVFELIVTESVAETLRTEPSVADPFAAIADADSVTVSVVEREISFYLGIVDDAVQIGVHDESGLPTALLESTDAGVREWAIDRFDSLAERATAIDLEA
- a CDS encoding MOSC domain-containing protein, giving the protein MAELERLRAYPVKGLDGIDLETAPVLEGGTVAHDREFALFDADGDVLNGKRTDRVHVLDTDFDPETTVLTVDPPEGEPRRFDLDADRETAAAWFSEFFDADLSLERDASLGFVDRREMGPSVVSTATLETVASWFDGMTVEGARRRIRANIEVSGVDPFWEDRFVGEDAPAFEIGGVRFEGVTPCGRCVVPQRNPDTGEPIQEFQERFIQKREETFPDWADTAAFDHYYSLMIITRVAERDRGTTLRVGDRVETI